The following are from one region of the Molothrus aeneus isolate 106 chromosome 7, BPBGC_Maene_1.0, whole genome shotgun sequence genome:
- the ESYT3 gene encoding extended synaptotagmin-3, whose translation MAPRPAALPRLLLCSAARALLWLGPVYLAGYLGLSGSWLLLALALWLCWGLNRRGKRDRLAAAFALLEDEREAVCRGLAARHLPAWVHFPDVERVEWLNKVLVQAWPYFGTIMEKTFKEVLEPKIRAKSVHLKTCTFTKIHFGEKCPRINGIKAYTKEIDRRQVTLDLQICYIGDCEIHMDISKFNLGVKGVQLYGTLRVILEPLLTDAPFVGAVTLFFMQKPHLEINWAGMSNLLDVPGINVMSDSLIQDFIAARLVLPNRITVPLKKNMNIAHLRFPVPQGVIRVHLLEAENLVQKDNFLGAIRGKSDPYALLRVGTVQYRSKTVSRDLNPIWNETFEFVVHEVPGQDLEVDLYDEDPDKDDFMGSLLISLVDVMNDRTVDEWFPLSKTTSGHLHLKLEWLSLVNDQEKLHEDKKGLSTAILIVYLDSAFNLPKNHFEYSNGECGTKKIKNNKYLKKMEREPSSFVLLTVGNKTQKSKTCNFSKDPTWGQAFTFFVHSAHSQSLHIEIKDKERDSALGTSVVCLSHLLKDPSMTLDQRFQLDHSSSDSFIKMKLVLRALNVEEPDPQRVKAGVNASKLGPVHVTEKAGNLQKFSSPQVSKVPPMSKDSAAPESLPKKDSGGEDLDTKDSSGAPVPCETVSGLDDAEDKQNPEHGPPSALPSGAAAVPTLPVLQEMRVAPSVTSLGSLPSSCFELSSSNLDIHNGTEMPLGEIQLTVRYASIRQSLVVLVNGCRNLVPSSNRGVDPYVRIYLLPDRRWTSRKKTSVKKKTLNPQYDEKFEFFESLENVKKRTLDIAVKNSRPFISQERKELGKVRIDLSREDLIKGFAQWYELTRSRRKKI comes from the exons AtggccccgcgccccgccgcgctgccgcggctgctgctctgctccgcggcgcgggcgctgctgtGGCTCGGGCCCGTGTACCTGGCGGGGTACCTGGGGCTGAGcggcagctggctgctgctggcgctggcgctgtggctctgctggggacTCAACCGGCGGGGGAAGCGCGACCGCCTGGCCGCCGCCTTCGCGCTGCTGGAGGACGAGCGGGAGGCGGTGTGCCGGGGCCTGGCCGCCCGGCACCTGCCCGCCTGG GTTCACTTCCCTGATGTTGAACGAGTGGAGTGGCTGAACAAG GTCCTTGTACAGGCTTGGCCATACTTTGGAACAATCATGGAGAAAACATTTAAAGAAGTTCTTGAGCCAAAAATCAGAGCAAAGAGTGTACATCTGAAAACATGCACCTTTACCAAGATCCACTTTGGCGAGAAG TGCCCTAGAATTAATGGAATAAAAGCCTACACCAAAGAAATTGATAGAAGACAAGTTACCCTGGACCTGCAGATCTG ttacaTAGGGGACTGTGAGATTCACATGGACATATCGAAATTTAATCTTGGCGTGAAAGGTGTACAG CTGTATGGGACGTTGCGGGTGATCCTGGAACCTCTCCTGACCGATGCACCCTTTGTTGGAGCAGTGACCTTGTTTTTCATGCAGAAACCG CATTTGGAAATCAACTGGGCAGGCATGAGCAACCTTCTGGATGTCCCAGGAATTAA TGTAATGTCAGACTCATTAATTCAAGACTTCATTGCTGCACGGCTGGTTCTACCCAACAGAATCACAGTACCTCTGAAAAAGAACATGAACATTGCCCACTTGAGGttccctgtcccacag GGAGTAATAAGGGTTCATCTCTTAGAAGCTGAAAACCTTGTCCAGAAAGACAATTTCCTTGGTGCCATCAGGGGGAAGTCTGATCCGTACGCTCTCCTCCGCGTTGGCACCGTGCAGTATCGAAGCAAGACAGTCTCCAGGGATCTTAATCCCATTTGGAATGAGACATTTGAG ttTGTTGTTCATGAAGTGCCTGGTCAGGACTTAGAAGTGGATTTGTACGATGAAGATCCAGATAAAGATGACTTTATGGGCAG CTTGCTGATAAGCCTAGTGGATGTAATGAATGACAGAACTGTTGATGAG TGGTTTCCCTTGAGTAAGACGACAAGCGGACACTTGCATTTAAAACTGGAGTGGCTTTCACTAGTAAACGACCAAGAAAAGCTGCATGAG GATAAAAAGGGTCTGTCTACAGCAATTCTGATTGTCTACTTGGACAGTGCCTTCAACCTCCCT AAAAACCACTTTGAGTATTCGAATGGTGAATGTGGAACAAAGAAGATCAAAAACAACAAGTACCTCAAG AAGATGGAACGAGAGCCTTCCTCCTTTGTCCTGCTCACAGTTGGGAACAAGACTCAGAAGAGTAAG ACCTGCAATTTCAGCAAAGATCCCACATGGGGCCAGGCTTTCACCTTCTTTGTCCACAGTGCTCATTCCCAGTCACTCCACATTGAG ATTAAAGACAAGGAGCGGGACAGTGCCCTAGGAACTTCAGTGGTGTGTCTCTCCCACTTGCTTAAGGACCCAAGCATGACTCTGGATCAGAGATTCCAGCTGGACCATTCCAGTTCAGACAGTTTCATTAAGATGAAACTTGTACTGCGG GCACTGAATGTTGAAGAACCTGATCCACAAAGAGTCAAGGCTGGTGTCAATGCCTCGAAGCTAGGTCCTGTGCATGTCACGGAGAAGGCTGGAAACCTGCAGAAGTTTTCCTCTCCACAAGTCTCAAAAGTACCTCCCATGAGCAAAGACTCTGCAGCACCCGAATCTCTGCCAAAAAAGGACAGTGGTGGAGAAGACTTGGACACTAAAGACAGTTCAGGAGCCCCTGTACCATGTGAAACTGTGTCTGGCCTTGATGATGCAGAGGACAAGCAAAACCCAGAGCATGGCCCACCATCAGCATTGCCCAGCGGAGCAGCGGCTGTGCCCACACTGCCCGTCCTGCAGGAAATGAGGGTGGCACCCAGTGTCACTTCACTGGGGTCCCTGCCTTCTTCCTGCTTTGAATTAAGTAGCAGCAACCTGGACATTCATAA TGGGACTGAGATGCCTCTGGGGGAGATCCAGCTGACCGTGCGCTACGCTTCCATCCGGCAGAGCCTCGTCGTGCTGGTCAATGGCTGCAG aaaCTTGGTACCCTCTTCCAATCGTGGAGTTGATCCATATGTTCGTATATACCTGCTTCCAGACAGAAGATGGACAAGCAGAAAGAAGACTTCTGTTAAGAAAAAAACTCTGAACCCCCAATATGATGAGAA GTTTGAATTTTTTGAATCTTTGGAAAATGTCAAGAAAAGGACACTGGACATTGCAGTGAAAAACAGCAGGCCATTCATTTCacaggagaggaaggagctggggaaa gtGCGCATTGACTTGTCCCGGGAGGATTTAATAAAAGGCTTTGCCCAGTG GTATGAGCTGACAAGGAGCAGACGCaagaaaatctga